In Vagococcus luciliae, one genomic interval encodes:
- a CDS encoding ABC transporter ATP-binding protein yields MSVFKKLAWFFKEEKKNYIIGVGALILVAIIQLLPPRVIGIVVDSIADKTLTKQKLLFWVSLLVVAAIVVYLLRYVWRTHIWGGAARLEKRMRKRLFHHFTQMDQTFYQRYRTGDLMAHATNDLNAIQNVAGGGILTFADAFITGAITVVAMIIFIDWRLTLLALLPFPLLAVLSSKLGDKLHEAFKESQDAFSRLNDKTQETITGIKVIKTFGQEKEEIEDFQEKVDYSIRKNNRVNFLDALFDPLITLIIGLSYIISISLGGYLVKTGSISIGQLISFFNYIGMLVWPMFAIGRFFNILQRGNASYDRVNELLSEKSAIVEMKTGIKTPAKGDIHYHVDSFNYPGDDTKALENIDFTLHEGDTLGIVGKTGAGKTTLLKLLMREYDDYDGEILFGENKLQHYTLDSLLHSIGYVPQDHFLFSMTVRDNIRFGRPKASQELVEKIAKQAAVHEDILGFSKGYDTMVGERGVSLSGGQKQRISIARALLTEPELLILDDALSAVDAKTEELILSSLKETRKNKTTIITTHRLSSVKHAKEIIVIDEGRIIERGSHSELIALNGWYKRMYDHQQLEQKIEGGIN; encoded by the coding sequence TTGAGCGTTTTTAAAAAACTTGCTTGGTTTTTCAAAGAGGAAAAGAAAAACTATATTATTGGAGTAGGGGCCTTAATATTAGTAGCTATTATTCAATTATTACCGCCTCGTGTCATTGGAATTGTGGTAGATTCGATTGCTGATAAGACATTAACTAAACAAAAATTATTATTCTGGGTTAGTCTATTAGTCGTTGCTGCCATAGTGGTTTATTTACTGCGATATGTATGGCGGACGCATATTTGGGGTGGTGCAGCGAGACTTGAGAAAAGGATGAGAAAAAGATTGTTCCATCACTTTACTCAGATGGATCAGACCTTTTACCAAAGATATCGAACGGGTGATTTGATGGCCCATGCAACCAATGATTTGAATGCGATTCAAAATGTTGCGGGTGGAGGTATTTTGACATTTGCTGATGCGTTTATCACAGGTGCTATTACTGTTGTAGCCATGATTATATTTATTGACTGGCGACTAACGCTATTAGCCCTACTACCATTTCCATTACTTGCAGTGTTATCGAGTAAACTTGGGGATAAATTACATGAGGCTTTTAAAGAATCACAGGATGCTTTTTCTAGATTAAATGATAAAACACAAGAAACCATCACAGGAATTAAAGTGATTAAAACATTTGGACAAGAAAAAGAAGAAATAGAAGATTTTCAAGAAAAAGTTGATTATTCTATTAGAAAAAATAATCGAGTAAACTTTTTAGATGCTTTATTTGATCCGTTGATTACGCTAATTATTGGTTTAAGTTATATTATCTCTATTTCATTAGGAGGCTATTTAGTTAAAACAGGGAGTATTTCTATTGGACAACTGATTTCATTTTTCAATTATATAGGGATGTTGGTTTGGCCAATGTTCGCAATAGGGCGTTTTTTCAATATTTTACAACGAGGGAATGCTAGTTATGATCGTGTCAATGAGTTATTAAGTGAAAAATCAGCCATTGTTGAAATGAAAACAGGGATTAAGACGCCTGCTAAAGGAGATATTCACTATCATGTTGATTCGTTTAATTATCCTGGTGATGATACTAAGGCACTGGAAAATATAGACTTTACCTTACACGAAGGTGATACTTTAGGAATTGTTGGAAAAACTGGTGCTGGAAAAACCACATTATTAAAATTATTAATGCGAGAATATGATGATTATGATGGTGAAATTCTATTTGGCGAAAATAAATTACAACATTATACTTTAGATTCCCTACTTCACTCAATTGGATACGTTCCACAAGATCACTTTCTCTTCTCGATGACAGTAAGAGATAATATACGCTTCGGTCGTCCAAAAGCTTCCCAAGAATTAGTTGAAAAAATTGCCAAACAAGCAGCAGTTCATGAAGATATTTTAGGCTTTAGCAAAGGATATGACACAATGGTTGGAGAACGTGGTGTGTCTTTATCTGGAGGACAGAAACAACGAATCTCTATAGCAAGGGCTTTGCTAACAGAACCAGAATTGCTTATTTTAGATGATGCATTGTCTGCAGTTGATGCGAAAACTGAAGAGCTTATTTTATCAAGTCTAAAAGAAACACGGAAAAATAAAACAACGATTATTACCACTCATCGACTAAGTAGTGTGAAACATGCCAAAGAGATTATTGTTATCGACGAAGGAAGAATTATTGAACGTGGCTCGCATAGTGAATTGATTGCATTAAACGGTTGGTACAAGAGAATGTACGATCATCAACAACTTGAACAAAAAATAGAAGGGGGGATAAATTGA
- a CDS encoding YneF family protein, translated as MNTGLAILFIIIALILGAVGGFFLAKKTFEDQLQKNPPVNEDMLRMMMSQMGQKPSEKKIRQMMQNMTAQNNKKKK; from the coding sequence ATGAATACTGGATTAGCTATTTTATTCATTATTATTGCCCTAATTTTAGGAGCAGTCGGTGGATTCTTTTTAGCAAAGAAAACATTTGAAGATCAATTACAGAAAAATCCTCCCGTTAATGAGGATATGTTGCGTATGATGATGTCACAGATGGGTCAAAAACCGTCAGAGAAGAAAATACGTCAAATGATGCAAAACATGACAGCTCAAAACAACAAGAAGAAAAAATAG
- the pcrA gene encoding DNA helicase PcrA: MTQKHNLLAGLNDKQQAAVQTTQGPLLIMAGAGSGKTRVLTHRVAYLIDEKGVNPWNILAITFTNKAAKEMKERVVSILGTVGEDVWVSTFHSMCVRMLRRDADLIGYNRQFTILDASDQQTLIKRILKEENIDPKKYDPRSILSQISQAKNELLTPESYEERYTGYFEQIVATCYKRYQKELRNNQSMDFDDLIMLTIRLFKESPETLSYYQNKFQYIHVDEYQDTNHAQYTLVNLLAQRFNNLCVVGDADQSIYGWRGADMQNILDFETDYPDAKTILLEQNYRSTKHILQAANSVINHNQNRKKKELWTDNQSGEKIVYYRANSEREEVQYIVTTIQQLKLQEQRSYGDFCVLYRTNAMSRVIEDTFLKANIPYKMVGGHKFYDRKEIKDILGYLKVISNEMDSLSFERVVNSPKRGIGPGTIEKIREFADMHGWSLLQATVDIDLTPVTGKAKKELGNFGQMIMQLRKMIPYLTITELVEQVLDKSGYQEDLVKQNSLESHSRLENLEEFLTVTKEFDKRYEEGDYEDESENDEDKLALFLNDLALVSDIDSLEDDQGQVTFMTLHAAKGLEFPYVFLVGMEESIFPLSRAVLESDELEEERRLAYVGITRAEKQLFLTNASSRMLYGRTQYNRPSRFLEEIDEDVLEKVGAVHKVASQKPIGEKYRRATYQQPTTTAVTAKKQTGGEKAPWQPGDKVEHKAWGIGTVVKVSGDAKDMELDVAFPSQGIKRLLAAFAPITKVD; encoded by the coding sequence ATGACGCAAAAACATAATTTATTGGCAGGTCTAAATGACAAACAACAAGCTGCCGTTCAAACGACACAAGGGCCTTTACTTATCATGGCTGGTGCAGGTAGTGGGAAAACAAGAGTCTTAACTCATCGTGTCGCTTATTTAATCGATGAAAAAGGGGTTAACCCTTGGAATATTTTAGCTATCACCTTTACCAATAAAGCAGCCAAAGAGATGAAGGAACGTGTGGTGTCGATTCTTGGAACAGTTGGTGAAGATGTGTGGGTCTCAACTTTCCACTCAATGTGCGTCAGAATGTTACGACGTGACGCTGATTTGATTGGTTACAATCGCCAGTTCACGATACTGGATGCTAGTGACCAACAAACATTGATTAAACGGATTTTAAAAGAAGAAAATATTGATCCTAAAAAATATGATCCACGCAGTATTTTATCTCAGATTAGTCAGGCAAAAAACGAATTATTAACGCCTGAATCATATGAAGAACGCTACACAGGTTATTTTGAGCAAATTGTTGCAACGTGCTATAAAAGATACCAAAAAGAACTTCGCAACAATCAATCAATGGATTTTGATGATTTGATTATGTTGACGATTCGTTTGTTTAAGGAAAGTCCTGAAACATTATCTTATTATCAAAATAAATTTCAATACATTCATGTGGATGAGTACCAAGATACAAACCACGCACAATACACGTTAGTGAATTTATTGGCACAACGTTTTAATAATCTATGCGTGGTTGGGGATGCTGATCAAAGTATTTACGGATGGCGTGGCGCTGATATGCAGAATATTTTAGATTTTGAAACAGACTATCCTGATGCAAAAACAATTTTACTTGAACAGAATTATCGTTCAACGAAACATATTTTACAGGCGGCAAACAGTGTGATTAACCACAACCAAAACCGTAAGAAAAAAGAATTATGGACAGATAATCAATCAGGCGAAAAAATCGTGTATTATCGTGCAAACTCTGAACGAGAAGAAGTGCAATACATTGTGACAACCATTCAACAGTTGAAGTTACAGGAACAGCGCTCTTATGGTGATTTCTGTGTGCTATATCGAACAAATGCCATGTCCCGTGTGATTGAGGATACGTTCTTAAAAGCCAATATTCCTTATAAAATGGTGGGTGGACATAAGTTCTATGATCGTAAAGAAATCAAAGATATTTTAGGGTATCTAAAAGTTATTTCTAATGAAATGGATTCGTTAAGTTTTGAGCGTGTGGTGAATAGCCCTAAGCGAGGCATTGGGCCTGGAACAATAGAGAAAATCAGAGAATTTGCTGATATGCATGGTTGGTCGTTACTTCAAGCGACAGTGGATATTGATTTAACACCAGTTACTGGAAAAGCAAAAAAAGAGCTTGGCAATTTTGGTCAGATGATTATGCAATTAAGAAAAATGATACCTTATCTAACCATCACTGAATTGGTCGAGCAAGTATTAGATAAAAGTGGTTATCAAGAGGATTTAGTGAAACAAAACTCACTTGAATCTCATTCACGTTTAGAAAACTTGGAAGAGTTTTTAACTGTTACAAAAGAATTTGATAAGCGTTATGAAGAGGGAGATTATGAGGATGAAAGTGAAAACGATGAAGACAAATTAGCACTCTTTTTAAATGATTTGGCACTTGTGTCAGATATCGATTCACTAGAAGATGACCAAGGTCAAGTAACCTTTATGACACTTCATGCGGCTAAAGGTCTAGAATTTCCATATGTCTTTTTAGTTGGAATGGAAGAAAGTATTTTTCCATTATCACGAGCTGTTTTAGAAAGTGATGAATTAGAAGAAGAACGTCGTTTGGCTTACGTGGGGATTACCCGAGCGGAAAAACAATTATTCTTAACGAACGCATCGAGCCGTATGTTGTATGGTCGTACACAATACAATCGTCCGTCACGCTTTTTAGAAGAAATTGATGAAGATGTGTTAGAAAAAGTTGGTGCAGTGCATAAAGTCGCTAGCCAAAAACCGATTGGGGAAAAATACCGTCGAGCAACGTATCAGCAGCCAACAACAACAGCTGTGACAGCGAAAAAACAAACGGGTGGCGAAAAAGCACCATGGCAACCAGGTGACAAAGTCGAACATAAAGCATGGGGCATTGGAACGGTTGTGAAAGTGAGTGGAGATGCTAAAGATATGGAGTTAGACGTGGCATTTCCTTCTCAAGGAATTAAACGGTTATTAGCCGCTTTTGCACCAATTACAAAAGTAGATTAA
- the gatC gene encoding Asp-tRNA(Asn)/Glu-tRNA(Gln) amidotransferase subunit GatC: protein MAISKEEVQHVAKLSKLRFSDSELDEMTKHLGKVTDMMASLSNVDTTDVAFTSNVTEETNVFREDISVKGESRDALLSNVPETQDGYIKVPAIMDNGEAGA from the coding sequence ATGGCAATTTCAAAAGAAGAAGTACAACACGTTGCAAAATTATCAAAGTTGCGTTTTTCAGATAGTGAATTAGATGAAATGACAAAACATTTAGGGAAAGTCACAGACATGATGGCTAGTTTGAGTAATGTTGATACAACGGACGTTGCGTTTACATCAAACGTAACGGAAGAAACCAATGTTTTTAGAGAAGATATTAGTGTGAAAGGCGAAAGCCGTGATGCGTTATTAAGTAATGTTCCTGAAACACAAGATGGCTACATTAAAGTACCAGCAATCATGGATAACGGGGAGGCAGGAGCATAA
- a CDS encoding inorganic pyrophosphatase has protein sequence MTRLINVTIDRPLGYQNEYGTVYPINYGYVKNIIAGDGKEQDAYIISRNVQTPIESFDGVLIAIVKRHDDVETKWVISSPGEIYTTEEIYDQIKFIEQHFDSSVYLVD, from the coding sequence ATGACTCGTTTAATAAACGTCACGATAGACAGACCTCTTGGGTATCAAAATGAATATGGTACTGTTTATCCAATCAACTACGGTTATGTCAAAAACATCATAGCAGGAGATGGAAAAGAACAAGATGCCTATATTATTTCTCGAAATGTTCAAACCCCTATTGAGTCATTTGATGGTGTCCTCATCGCCATTGTCAAACGACATGACGATGTTGAAACCAAATGGGTCATCTCGTCTCCAGGTGAAATCTATACAACAGAAGAAATATATGACCAAATTAAGTTCATCGAACAACATTTCGATTCTTCTGTGTATCTTGTTGACTAA
- the gatA gene encoding Asp-tRNA(Asn)/Glu-tRNA(Gln) amidotransferase subunit GatA yields the protein MTELQTLTVKQLSDALNKKELSSQEIVKSGFDYIKQTEPTIDAFITLSEEKALAEARKIDESPRSELTPLAGIPIGIKDNIVTKDVLTTAASKMLYNFNPIYSATAVEKLESAGLVSMGKLNMDEFAMGSSTETSYFKQTKNAWDQTKVPGGSSGGSAASVAAGQVPASLGSDTGGSIRQPASFNGIVGMKPTYGRVSRYGLIAFSSSLDQIGPMTRTVEDNAMILNAISGHDAKDSTSSRRDTPDFTNLIGQDIKGMKIGVPKEFMGEGVHPDIRDAVKNAVKTFEALGATVDEVSLPNAVYGVEVYYIIASSEASSNLQRFDGIRYGYRSENVSNLEDVYVNSRSEGFGSEVKRRIMLGTFSLSAGFYDAYFRKAGQVRTLIVNDFKKVFENYDLILGPVSPTVAFEFGAAKDDPITAYMRDILTIPVNLAGLPGMSVPGGFSEGLPIGIQLIGNHFEEEKMYQAAYAFEQATDFHKKQPVILGGKA from the coding sequence ATGACTGAGTTACAAACATTAACAGTAAAACAACTAAGTGACGCATTAAATAAAAAAGAATTAAGCTCACAAGAAATCGTAAAAAGTGGATTTGATTATATCAAACAAACGGAACCAACGATTGACGCATTTATCACGCTAAGCGAAGAAAAAGCCTTAGCAGAAGCAAGAAAAATTGATGAGTCACCACGTAGTGAATTAACGCCACTAGCTGGTATTCCGATTGGGATTAAAGATAATATCGTGACAAAAGACGTGTTAACAACCGCAGCAAGTAAGATGCTATATAACTTTAACCCAATCTATTCAGCAACAGCCGTTGAAAAATTAGAATCAGCTGGACTTGTATCTATGGGTAAATTAAACATGGATGAGTTTGCGATGGGGTCTTCGACTGAAACCTCTTATTTTAAACAAACTAAAAATGCGTGGGATCAAACAAAAGTACCAGGAGGCTCTTCTGGTGGATCAGCAGCAAGTGTGGCAGCTGGGCAAGTTCCTGCATCATTAGGAAGTGATACAGGTGGAAGTATCCGCCAACCTGCTTCATTTAACGGAATTGTTGGGATGAAACCAACCTATGGACGTGTTTCTCGTTATGGTTTAATTGCGTTTTCTTCAAGTTTAGATCAAATTGGTCCAATGACTCGTACAGTAGAAGATAATGCCATGATTTTAAATGCCATTTCTGGTCATGACGCAAAAGATAGTACAAGTTCTCGTCGTGACACACCAGATTTTACAAACTTAATTGGTCAAGACATCAAGGGCATGAAAATTGGGGTACCAAAAGAATTTATGGGTGAAGGGGTTCATCCTGATATTCGTGACGCCGTAAAAAATGCCGTTAAAACATTTGAAGCACTTGGCGCGACAGTTGACGAAGTGAGTTTACCAAATGCAGTTTACGGTGTGGAAGTTTACTATATTATCGCTTCATCAGAAGCATCATCAAACTTACAACGTTTTGATGGGATTCGTTATGGATACCGTTCTGAAAATGTGTCAAACTTAGAAGATGTGTATGTTAACTCTCGTTCTGAAGGGTTTGGTTCAGAAGTGAAACGTCGTATCATGCTTGGAACGTTCTCATTAAGTGCTGGATTCTATGATGCATACTTTAGAAAAGCTGGACAAGTTCGTACGTTGATTGTCAATGACTTCAAAAAAGTCTTTGAAAACTATGATTTGATTTTAGGACCTGTTTCACCAACTGTGGCGTTTGAGTTTGGAGCAGCTAAAGATGATCCAATCACAGCCTATATGCGTGACATTTTAACCATTCCAGTTAACTTAGCAGGGTTACCAGGGATGAGCGTTCCAGGAGGATTCTCTGAAGGATTACCAATCGGAATTCAATTAATCGGAAATCATTTTGAAGAAGAAAAAATGTATCAAGCAGCTTATGCGTTTGAACAAGCAACCGATTTCCATAAAAAACAACCTGTTATTTTAGGAGGTAAAGCATAG
- a CDS encoding ABC transporter ATP-binding protein → MMEEQQSAWSKSFTMKEQKNIVKRLITFAKPFRKYFYGSLVFAVLLAVVNIILPKILQIFMDNHLTDVNVQTKVILYFAGLYGLGTLFKAIVWFGQWILYYKGSLQTYQSLRVKLFSKLQTMGMRYFDQTPAGSIVSRVTNDTETLFDFWLVFLMVLSALFGIIASFIAMATINIQLMFACLIFFPILLVIIWYYQKFSSKIYRSMRERLSQLNTKLNESISGMQIVQYFRQEERLEEEFEENNNEYLKTKYAMIRTNSLLLAPIINLLFALATAMILGFFGFKSFNSLVEVGMIYAFISYVQQFFNPMTQMMDFLSTFQDGLVAGSRIIGILDHEELVPQQNEGANATITNAKIEFRNVSFSYDGKHNVLNNISFVANPGETVALVGHTGSGKSSIINVLMRFYEFYDGDIFIDDVNIKDYPMEELREKMGLVLQDAFMFYGDISSNIRLLNNNITDEKIIHAAKFVQADKFIETLPKKYHAPVLEGGSSFSSGQRQLISFARTIVTDPKILVLDEATANIDTETETLIQEGLEKMRKGRTTIAIAHRLSTIKDANLILVLEKGHIVEKGTHDELIQEEGLYFDMYRLQNNQI, encoded by the coding sequence TTGATGGAAGAACAACAATCAGCATGGTCAAAATCATTTACGATGAAAGAGCAAAAAAATATTGTAAAACGATTGATTACATTTGCTAAACCTTTTAGGAAATATTTTTATGGTTCTTTAGTATTTGCTGTGTTACTTGCTGTAGTCAATATTATTCTACCTAAAATTTTACAGATTTTTATGGATAATCATTTAACTGATGTGAATGTCCAAACAAAAGTGATTTTATATTTTGCTGGATTATATGGTTTAGGAACATTATTTAAAGCAATTGTTTGGTTTGGACAGTGGATTTTGTATTACAAGGGATCTCTTCAAACCTATCAATCACTTCGAGTGAAGTTATTTTCAAAACTTCAAACGATGGGGATGAGATACTTTGACCAAACACCGGCAGGGTCAATTGTTTCAAGAGTAACCAATGATACAGAAACGCTATTTGATTTTTGGTTAGTATTCTTGATGGTGTTATCTGCGTTATTTGGTATCATCGCATCCTTTATTGCGATGGCAACGATTAATATCCAATTGATGTTTGCATGTTTAATCTTTTTCCCGATATTACTGGTGATTATCTGGTATTATCAAAAATTTAGTTCAAAAATTTATCGCAGTATGCGTGAGAGATTAAGTCAATTAAATACTAAGCTAAATGAATCAATTTCAGGTATGCAAATTGTGCAATATTTTAGACAAGAAGAACGTCTTGAAGAGGAATTTGAAGAAAATAATAATGAATATTTAAAAACAAAGTATGCTATGATACGTACTAACTCCTTGTTACTTGCGCCAATTATTAACTTATTATTTGCATTAGCAACAGCGATGATTTTAGGATTCTTTGGATTTAAATCATTTAACTCACTAGTTGAAGTAGGGATGATTTATGCATTTATTTCATACGTTCAACAATTCTTTAATCCAATGACACAGATGATGGATTTTCTAAGTACATTTCAAGATGGATTGGTTGCCGGTAGTCGAATTATTGGAATATTAGATCATGAGGAATTAGTGCCACAACAAAATGAAGGAGCGAATGCCACTATAACGAATGCTAAGATTGAGTTTAGAAATGTTAGCTTTTCATATGATGGTAAACACAATGTACTAAATAATATTAGTTTTGTAGCTAATCCTGGTGAGACTGTAGCGCTAGTTGGTCATACGGGTAGTGGTAAAAGTTCGATTATTAATGTACTAATGAGGTTCTATGAATTTTATGATGGCGACATATTCATTGACGATGTGAATATCAAAGATTATCCGATGGAAGAACTTCGTGAGAAAATGGGATTAGTCTTGCAGGATGCCTTTATGTTTTATGGCGATATTTCAAGTAATATCAGGTTGTTAAATAATAATATAACTGATGAAAAAATTATTCATGCGGCAAAATTTGTTCAAGCAGATAAATTTATTGAAACACTACCTAAAAAGTATCATGCACCAGTTTTAGAAGGTGGATCTAGTTTTTCTAGTGGACAAAGACAATTGATTTCTTTTGCTCGCACCATTGTAACAGATCCTAAAATATTGGTACTTGATGAAGCAACAGCTAATATTGATACAGAAACCGAAACATTGATTCAAGAAGGATTAGAGAAGATGCGTAAAGGTCGTACGACGATTGCCATTGCACATAGATTGTCTACTATTAAAGATGCCAATCTTATTTTAGTTCTTGAAAAAGGTCATATTGTTGAAAAAGGAACGCATGATGAATTAATTCAAGAAGAAGGACTTTATTTTGATATGTATCGACTACAAAATAATCAAATATAA
- the ligA gene encoding NAD-dependent DNA ligase LigA, with amino-acid sequence MTILGIDEATKRVSELRDTLNEWARAYYVKDAPLVSDHEYDKLYKELVSLEEQFPELVTSDSITQRVGGKLLDGFQKVEHTTPMMSLSNAFNEQDLRDFDKRVRKGTSKSISYMVELKIDGLAINLTYNNGQFVQGATRGDGVVGEDITQNLRTVHSIPLSLQTPVTLDVRGECYMPKESFVRLNDERDKKGDSVFANPRNAAAGSLRQLDSTVTAKRQLSTFLYTIANPEALGLTTQTEALDYLDSLGFKTNHQRKLCHSIDEVWQYIEEFSDKRHSLDYEIDGIVIKVNDFDAQNELGYTVKAPKWAIAYKFPAEEVQTVLREIEWTVGRTGVVTPTAVMDPVQLAGTTVSRASLHNCDLIAEKDIRLFDTVVIHKAGDIIPEVTQVVLDKRAADSQPYDFPTHCPTCHSELERIESEVALRCLNPACPAQIKEGLNHFVSRNAMNIDGLGPRVLEQMYEKELVKQAADLYYLTQEQLLILDKIKEKSANNILEAIANSKGNSLERLLFGLGIQHVGSKAAKIISSEFKTIDGIIEASKEDIYAIDTIGPVIADSIVKYFSISETLEQIDKLKQAGVNMVYLGVTKEDITSIESPFKDKTVVLTGSLTQFKRTEAKQKIESLGGKVTGSVSKKTDIVVAGEEAGSKLTKAQELGIDVWSEQQMVDAINASHTTE; translated from the coding sequence GTGACCATTTTGGGGATTGACGAGGCAACAAAACGTGTATCTGAATTAAGAGACACACTAAATGAATGGGCACGCGCTTATTATGTAAAAGATGCGCCACTAGTTAGTGACCATGAATATGATAAGTTATACAAAGAATTAGTAAGTTTAGAAGAACAGTTTCCTGAACTTGTAACAAGTGATTCTATCACGCAACGAGTGGGCGGAAAATTACTCGACGGGTTTCAAAAAGTTGAGCATACAACACCCATGATGAGTCTAAGTAATGCCTTTAATGAGCAAGACTTACGTGATTTTGATAAACGTGTAAGAAAAGGCACAAGTAAATCAATTAGTTACATGGTTGAATTAAAAATTGATGGATTAGCGATTAATCTAACATATAACAACGGACAATTTGTTCAAGGAGCGACTCGTGGTGATGGGGTAGTTGGCGAAGACATCACGCAAAATTTACGTACAGTTCATTCGATTCCATTATCTTTACAAACTCCTGTGACACTTGATGTGCGTGGTGAATGTTATATGCCAAAAGAATCATTTGTCAGATTAAATGATGAGCGAGATAAAAAAGGAGACAGTGTCTTTGCGAATCCACGTAATGCAGCAGCTGGTAGTTTACGTCAACTTGATTCAACTGTGACAGCAAAACGTCAGTTAAGTACGTTTTTATATACGATAGCCAATCCTGAAGCCTTAGGGTTAACGACTCAAACTGAAGCTTTGGATTACTTAGATAGTCTAGGATTTAAAACCAATCATCAACGTAAGCTTTGTCACTCAATTGATGAAGTTTGGCAATATATTGAAGAATTTAGCGATAAACGTCACTCCCTTGATTATGAAATTGATGGTATAGTCATTAAAGTGAATGATTTTGACGCACAAAATGAATTAGGTTATACGGTTAAAGCACCTAAATGGGCGATTGCCTATAAATTTCCAGCTGAGGAAGTTCAAACCGTGTTACGTGAAATAGAATGGACCGTTGGACGAACTGGAGTGGTGACACCAACTGCCGTGATGGATCCTGTGCAATTAGCTGGAACAACCGTTTCTCGGGCGAGCTTACATAACTGTGATTTGATTGCCGAAAAAGACATTCGCTTGTTTGATACAGTGGTGATTCATAAAGCGGGAGATATTATTCCTGAAGTCACACAAGTTGTGTTAGATAAACGAGCAGCTGATAGTCAGCCATATGACTTTCCAACACATTGTCCGACTTGTCATTCTGAGTTGGAGCGTATTGAATCAGAAGTCGCTTTAAGATGCTTAAATCCGGCTTGTCCGGCACAGATTAAAGAAGGCCTCAATCATTTTGTGTCACGTAATGCCATGAATATTGATGGATTAGGCCCTCGTGTGCTAGAACAAATGTATGAAAAAGAACTTGTCAAACAAGCAGCAGACTTGTACTATTTAACGCAAGAGCAATTATTAATACTTGATAAAATTAAAGAAAAATCAGCAAACAATATTTTAGAAGCCATTGCAAACAGTAAAGGCAATTCATTAGAGCGGTTATTGTTTGGTTTAGGCATTCAGCACGTTGGTTCAAAAGCAGCTAAAATTATTTCGAGTGAATTTAAAACAATTGATGGTATTATAGAAGCAAGTAAAGAAGATATTTATGCTATTGATACAATCGGTCCTGTTATAGCTGATAGCATTGTTAAATATTTTTCTATTTCTGAAACATTGGAACAAATAGACAAATTAAAACAAGCTGGTGTTAACATGGTTTATCTTGGTGTGACTAAAGAAGATATCACATCTATTGAGTCCCCATTTAAAGACAAAACGGTTGTTTTAACAGGTAGTTTAACACAATTTAAACGAACGGAAGCCAAACAAAAGATTGAATCACTGGGTGGCAAGGTGACCGGAAGTGTGTCCAAGAAAACAGATATTGTAGTAGCTGGAGAAGAAGCAGGAAGTAAACTAACCAAAGCTCAAGAATTAGGAATTGATGTTTGGAGCGAACAACAAATGGTTGATGCCATAAATGCATCACATACAACAGAGTAA